In Mangrovibacterium diazotrophicum, the genomic stretch ATCAGTCATATGGTAATTGTGACCGGAGTACCAACTTGCCGGGTTATCACGGAACAGCTCGAACCGATCCTGGTGGCGACGCCAATATGCAGCTGGTGTAAAATGCAGCGTCTTGCCGGTTTCCATTTTCACGGAAGCAAAAGTGGTTTTGGTCGCTTCATATTGATTGGGATATTTTGGCGTATAAAAACTATTTGCTCCAAATCCCTTGTCGGTGTAGCCCACCTGAAAGTCGAGGGTACCGGGTTCGGTTTTCAGCCTTCCCTGGTAAAATATATTATAGATATCGAAATCGGTATTGGAAATGTAGCCATTCGATGCCATATTGCTTGCCGCGATAAAGCTGGTCAGCTTTCCGGTCTTCACATTAGCCGACGCATTCAAATCGCGCAGACCGTGATCCCCGAAAGCAACATCCATCCGAAGGGCTTCGTCATCGTCGGGTTCGGTTACTATATTAATAGCACCCGAAAATGCATTCGGTCCGTAAACCCGGGCCGACGGTCCATTCAAAATTTCGATACGTTTGATGCTTTTTAAACTAACCGGAACATTCAGATTGTGATGACCGGTTTGTGGATCAGAGATGTTGATCCCATTGAGAAGAATAAGCGTTTGGTCGAACGACCCGCCCCTGACTGAAACATCGGCTTGCACCCCGTAGGTGCCGCGCTGCCTGATGTCTACTCCTAAGGCATACTCTAGAAGGTCCTGGATACTGGAGACGGGAGCCGCCTCAATTTGTTCACGCTCAATCACGGAGATGATCCGTGCAGCCTGCGAATATGTCACAGGCGCTCTCTGGGCACTAACCTCAATCTCATCGAGGTTGTAATCCGTACTCAGCTTCAGCGTGTCGGTTTGGGCTACGGCTTCTTGCGGCAAGCTAACATACAAGTAGGCAACTACCAGCGAGGCAATACGCACTTGTCTTTTTATAGCTTGAAACAATGAATAGCCATGTCCATTCCAACGTCTGAAACAAAGAACTTCAGCCCGATTGTGCTTGTTAAATAACTTTTTCATTGATTAACTTTTCTTTACAGAAAGCTGCAAAAGTAAATAAATCTGCTCGTTGTAAAAGACTTTCGGGCTTAGTTTGGTAGGATAATTCGCTTTTTTAGCCTATCTTTTTTAAACCAAAACTTGTTCAACAACAGGACTCTCAGATTAAACAAAGTTGCCTCCTCGGCGTAAGTACTTAGGTGATAGATAAAACCATGACTTCTATCAATTTTTTTTATCGCGAATAAATAAAATCGAATAATAAAAGACTGCAAAATCTTTTATTAGACAACGAATCCTATTTATATTTGTTCTAAACAATAACGTTAAATCACGCTGCCATGACACAACTTCAATTTAACAACGCACTGCTGGGGCTGCAGGACAAGCTGCTCTACTATGCACTTAGCTTAACATCCGATCAGGAAAAGGCACAAGATTTATTACAAGAAACTTTCCTGAAAGCGCTGACCTATCGTGATAAATTCACACAGAACACCAACTTTAAGGCATGGATTTACACGATTATGAAGAACACGTTTATTAATAACTATCGCAGAAACGTTAAAGCAAAAAATACGTTCGACGGTTCAAACAACGATTTCCACCTGAAGTTTTCGAAGGACAAAATCTACCCGTCACCAGATTCATTCTTTAGCTCTAAAGAAATTCTGAAAAATATTAATGCTTTGGAGGACGAATATAAAGTTCCCTTCACCATGTTTTTGGATGGCTACAAATACAAGGAAATTGCAGAGTATCTGAATCTTCCGCTTGGAACTGTTAAAAGCCGGATCTTCTTTACTCGCAAAAAGCTTGAAAAAGCTCTAAAAGATTACGCAAATTAGTTTTAGACATAGTAACATTTTCAATTCTCAAAATGGCTCGATATTCGAGCCATTTTTTGTTTCCACCCGGTTGGTTAGCTATCTTTAAACTAAAAATTGAAGCGATGAAAAATATTGCAGTACACCTGGCCAACGGGTTTGAAGAAACTGAAGCAATTACAATTATTGACCTCTTACGACGCGCCGGATTACATGTCCAAACGGTGTCGATAACCGGAGAAGAGTTAGTGACCGGATCGCACGAAATAGCTGTTAAAGCAGATGTGCTTTTCGAAGAAGTTGATTACAACACCATCGACATGATTATCCTCCCTGGCGGCTTGCCCGGTGCCAAGAACCTGGATGTACACAATGGACTAACCCGGCAAATCCAGGCGTTTCACGAGCAAAATAAGCCGCTGGGCGCCATTTGTGCAGCTCCGCTGGTCTTTGGTCATTTGAATATATTGAAGGGCAAAAAAGCGACTTGTTATCCCGGCTTTGAAAAAGAATTAGCAGGTGCAAATGTTGATGCCGACGCAGTAGTTGTAGATCAAAACATAATTACCAGCCGAGGAGTTGGAACAGCCATCCAGTTTGCTTTAAAAATAGTAGAATCACTGATCAATAAAGAAAAGGCGGATCAAATCTCAAAAAGCATCCTTTTTAGTTCCCCTCTGTAAGCCGCTAAAACAGGCAACTTACTGGAGCACAACAATTTCTTTTCAAAATAATAACAAACATAATAGTGATATTTTGCGCGTATTGTCGTAAATTTCAGATAAGGACTTAATTTAATATCTGAAGTTTATGAAAACACGTTTAAAATTGCTATTCGTTATTGTGTGCTTTTCCGCATGCTTTTTTACAGGTTGTACCGATGAAGACGACACTGAAGGTGCTCCAATTGAAATTCCGGAAAAAGATCCTCCTAAGAAAGATTCAGTCGACGGTGCGACTATCCAAATACCACAAAGTGATAGTTCGTCAACAACTGAAACTGACGATGAAGGTGCACCTATCGAAATCCCGGAATAACACAGAAAGATCTTATAGCAATTCTATTTTAGGATTCGAAGCCAGCGAAAGCTGGCTTTTTCTTTTAGTTATCGGCAGTGGCCAACGGAACCGTAAAATGGAAGGTACTTCCATTTCCGGGTTGGCTTTCAGCCCAAATCTTGCCTTTATTTAGCTTGATAAACTCCTTACAAAGAATCAATCCCAAACCGGATCCATCCTCATTGTTTGTGCCTTTTTTCTTGATTTTGGAATCAATCGAAAATAGTTGTTCCAGCTCGTCCTCCGACATACCAATGCCGGTGTCCTTTACTGATACACACAAGTCTCTCTCATACCGCCTGAAACTGATGAAAACTTCTCCTCCATTGGGTGTAAACTTGACTGCATTGCTTACGATATTGCGCAGAACAGTTTCAATCATCATTGGGGTTGCATAGACGTGCACATTCCCGGGTACATCATATTTCAAGCTAATATTTTTTTGCTCAGCAATGGGCTGCAATAAATTGCAGATCTTCTCCTGTAAGGACGACAACTCGAAAATGATCGGTTCATACTGGAGCCTTCCTGTTTGGGACTTACTCCAGTCGAGCAAGTTTTGAAGTAGACGGAAAATGTTGTTTGTCGAGTTATAAATATCCTGAGCGTATTTTCGTCTGTCTTTGTCTTCGAAACGGTCGTATTCGTGACTCAACAGGAAAGAATACCCCAACACACTATGTAATGGGTTTTTTAAGTCGTGAGCAATAATCGAGAAGAACTTATTTTTAGATGCGTTCATCTGTTCTAATTCGTTCTTCTGCGATTCAATCTTAATATTCTTTTCGGTGAGCACTTTATTGACACGTTTCCTGTTGTAGTTTCCAAACGAAACGTAAGTAACAATAACCAACAGTATAAGTATAGCAAAAACCCCAAGGTTTCGGAATGCTTTGTCTTTTTCCAACTGGATCATTGTCATTTCCTTCTCGGCATTTAACCTCGAAATAATCGCCTCGTTCTTCGTAAACTCATATTTCTTTTCAATAGCGGCCGCCTGGAAAAGGCGTTCCTCCTGCCGCATACTGTCCAAATATGTCTTGAAATTTTTATACGCACTGTAGGCTCGATCAATCTCTCCCATTTTTTCGTAAACGGTCGCGAGATCCTCATAGTAAAGCTGGATAATATAATAACCGTATTTATTCTCTATAGCGGTCTTCAAGCCCTCCCTCAATATTTCCAATGCTTTTTTGTAATTACCAAGTTCACCATAGACGCAGCCTAAACCTTCCTTCACAAAAACCTGGTTCAGCAGGCTACCCTCTTTTTCATAGATCTTATAGGCCGTCTGGTAGTACGAAAGTGCCACCTGAAGACTGTCTCCCTCATCAACATACACATTCCCCATATTATTGATCGCGGCCGCCATTCGTTCCTCGTTATCAATCTGCTTGAAATACCCCAAGGCTTTTCTGAAATATACCTTCGCTGAATCGAGTCGATTTGCATTATAATGCGCAGTCCCCAGACCGTTGCAGCTGCTCCCCATGCGATTTATGTCATTCGTAATCTTTGAGGTTTTGTAAGCCTTTCTGTAGTATTCTATCGACGAACTATAATCGCCCAAACGATTATAAACCATCCCCATATTAATATAGATCCGACTGAGATCTTCTAAACTGGAAGCCCGCTCAAAATCTTTCATGGCTTCAATCTGGCTGGCAATGGCATTCTCAAATTCACCCAAGAAATAATAGGACAAGCCGATTGAATTGTAAATCTCGCCAACCGAACTTAAACTGTCATTCTGAATATACTGCTCAATTGCTTTGCGGTACTGTGGTATTGCTCTTGCATATTCACCGGCGTCGAACAATAAATCTCCGTATGCATACTGAGCTTTTGCCAATGAGCCAAGATCATCCAACTCTTTGTAAATAGAAATACTCTCCCGAAAATAGGCAAATGATTGTGCGGTGTCCGAATCTGTGGTTAGGCTGGAAAGATGCTGTAATGTTAAAGCCCGTTCTTCCCCCGTCTGGCTTGTAAGCAAGTTTGTAAGACTATCTACTCCGGAAGACGCAAATAGATTGAAACTAAGAAAAACTAATAGCAGTAATGGCAGTTTAGTCATCATAGTGTTTGGGCCTCTCACAAAGATGTCAATTTTATCGAATTATCTAAAAAAAACGGAATAAAATATACCTCAGTAAGAAAACTTAGAAAACATATGCTATAAAAAAGAGCTCTCAATTGAGAGCTCTTTTTATTATTATGATTTTGTTTTTTCAATAATCCAATTTCGTGCGTTGACGAAGGCTTCGATCCAAGGTGCAACTTCCTCTTTCTTGCGGTTAGCCGGATAGTAAGGCCACAACCACGGACGGAAAGCACGTTCCAGGTGAGGCATCATCGCCAGGTGACGGCCATCTTTCGAGCAGATTGCCGCTGCGTCATAATCTGAACCGTTCGGGTTACCCGGATAGAATTTATTGGCGTATTTGAAAGGAATGTTGTATTCGCTTTCAGCATACGGGAAGCTGAACTTTCCCTCACCGTGTGCAATCCAAACACCCAACTTCATACCGGCCATAGTTTTCAGCATCACCGAGTTGTTTTCGGCGATCTCAACACCTACGAAGTTCGACTCGAATTTGTGCGACTCGTTGTGCAACATCTTCGGCATTTGTTCGTGTTCCGGGTAAATCAAGCCGAGCTCAACAGCCAGCTGACAACCATTACACACACCCAAACTCAAGGTGTCTTCTCGCTTATAGAAGTTCTCCAAAGCCACGCGCGCCTTCTCGTTGTACTTGAATGCACCGGCCCATCCTTTTGCA encodes the following:
- a CDS encoding RNA polymerase sigma factor — its product is MTQLQFNNALLGLQDKLLYYALSLTSDQEKAQDLLQETFLKALTYRDKFTQNTNFKAWIYTIMKNTFINNYRRNVKAKNTFDGSNNDFHLKFSKDKIYPSPDSFFSSKEILKNINALEDEYKVPFTMFLDGYKYKEIAEYLNLPLGTVKSRIFFTRKKLEKALKDYAN
- a CDS encoding DJ-1 family glyoxalase III, with product MKNIAVHLANGFEETEAITIIDLLRRAGLHVQTVSITGEELVTGSHEIAVKADVLFEEVDYNTIDMIILPGGLPGAKNLDVHNGLTRQIQAFHEQNKPLGAICAAPLVFGHLNILKGKKATCYPGFEKELAGANVDADAVVVDQNIITSRGVGTAIQFALKIVESLINKEKADQISKSILFSSPL
- a CDS encoding ATP-binding protein — encoded protein: MMTKLPLLLLVFLSFNLFASSGVDSLTNLLTSQTGEERALTLQHLSSLTTDSDTAQSFAYFRESISIYKELDDLGSLAKAQYAYGDLLFDAGEYARAIPQYRKAIEQYIQNDSLSSVGEIYNSIGLSYYFLGEFENAIASQIEAMKDFERASSLEDLSRIYINMGMVYNRLGDYSSSIEYYRKAYKTSKITNDINRMGSSCNGLGTAHYNANRLDSAKVYFRKALGYFKQIDNEERMAAAINNMGNVYVDEGDSLQVALSYYQTAYKIYEKEGSLLNQVFVKEGLGCVYGELGNYKKALEILREGLKTAIENKYGYYIIQLYYEDLATVYEKMGEIDRAYSAYKNFKTYLDSMRQEERLFQAAAIEKKYEFTKNEAIISRLNAEKEMTMIQLEKDKAFRNLGVFAILILLVIVTYVSFGNYNRKRVNKVLTEKNIKIESQKNELEQMNASKNKFFSIIAHDLKNPLHSVLGYSFLLSHEYDRFEDKDRRKYAQDIYNSTNNIFRLLQNLLDWSKSQTGRLQYEPIIFELSSLQEKICNLLQPIAEQKNISLKYDVPGNVHVYATPMMIETVLRNIVSNAVKFTPNGGEVFISFRRYERDLCVSVKDTGIGMSEDELEQLFSIDSKIKKKGTNNEDGSGLGLILCKEFIKLNKGKIWAESQPGNGSTFHFTVPLATADN